A window of the Narcine bancroftii isolate sNarBan1 chromosome 4, sNarBan1.hap1, whole genome shotgun sequence genome harbors these coding sequences:
- the LOC138762006 gene encoding uncharacterized protein isoform X2 gives MDDLLASMRKNGSYLMQDSDQVSLDLMPQDCLFMLQLLRAIIAEICEVLYSYTGISLAETSRQLRHLGRPKNGLRSHQGDARATTNSPGSHGDVSTTSLQHRRNVSSVSDRSRRHRRDVSPVMDKISLHDIAATDGNVTETRWKMEKVSKKNRACLNFPRLPGDLASLQETSQRCLRNQWRLESPPGHHQSPGQ, from the exons CCAAGTTTCTTTGGATCTGATGCCTCAAGACTGTTTGTTCATGTTGCAACTGTTAAGAGCCATCATAGCAGAAATTTGTGAAG TCCTTTATAGTTACACTGGTATCTCATTGGCGGAGACATCGCGGCAACTCAGGCATCTTGGGAGACCAAAAAATGGCTTGCGCTCTCACCAAGGCGATGCCAGGGCAACAACCAATTCACCCGGAAGTCATGGCGATGTCTCCACAACGTCGCTGCAACATCGCCGCAACGTCTCTTCGGTCTCTGACAGGTCTCGGAGACATCGCAGAGACGTTTCCCCAGTCATGGACAAAATTAGTCTCCATGACATTGCCGCAACTGATGGAAATGTCACGGAGACCCGCTGGAAAatggaaaaagtctccaaaaaaaaTCGAGCATGTCTGAATTTCCCGCGACTCCCCGGAGACCTGGCTAGTCTTCAGGAGACGTCGCAGAGATGTCTCCGCAACCAGTGGAGACTCGAGTCGCCACCAGGTCACCACcagtctccaggccaatga